The window CAAGCCGGTTCGGGCATCCCGACGACCTGCGTTACCTGATCGACCGCCTGCACCAGGCGGGCATCGGGGTGCTGATGGACTGGGTGCCAGGCCACTTTCCCAAAGATGAGTGGGCTCTGGCCAATTTCGACGGTCAACCGGTTTATGAACATCCAGACCCGCGGCGAGGCGAGCAGCCGGACTGGGGCACCCTCGTGTTCGACTTTGGCCACAGCCAGGTTCGCAACTTTCTCGTCGCCAATGCCCTGTATTGGCTCGAGGAGTTTCATATCGACGGCCTGCGGGTCGACGCCGTGGCCTCGATGCTCTACCTCGACTACTCCCGTGAGGAGTGGCTGCCCAACGAATTCGGCGGGCGAGAAAACCTGGAGGCCATCAGCTTTCTCCAGGAGGTCAACGCCACGGCCTACAAGCGCTACCCCGGCATCGTGATGATCGCGGAGGAGTCGACAGCCTTTCCCGGGGTCACGCGCCCCACGGGAGCTAACGGGCTCGGCTTCGGCCTTAAATGGAACATGGGCTGGATGCACGACTCCCTGCAGTACATGGCCGTCGACCCGATGTGGCGATCACACCACCACAACGACATCACGTTCAGTTTTCAGTACGCCTTTAGCGAGAGCTTTATGCTGCCGATCAGCCACGACGAGGTGGTCCACGGCAAAGGCTCGCTTCTCAACAAGATGCCCGGCGACCAATGGCAGAAGTTCGCCAATGTCCGCGCGTATCTGGCATTCATGTGGGCCCATCCCGGCAAACAGTTGCTGTTCATGGGGCAAGAGTTCGGCCAGTCTGCAGAGTGGAGCGAACAGCGCGGGCTCGACTGGTGGCTCCTTGAGCAGCCAGACCACCAGAACCTTCTTCGCTTCGTTGCCGGGCTCAACCGGGTCTATCGAGACAGGCCTGAGCTGTGGTCCCGCGACAACGAGCGGCGAGGCTTCGAATGGCTCGTGGGCGACGACGCAGCAAGCTCCGTTGTGGGGTTCATCCGCTGGTCGGCTGAGGGTGATCCGCTCGTCGCCATCGTCAACTTCTCTGGAGTCCCTCTCAACCAGTACCGCATTGGCCTGCCGTTCGCGGGCGAATGGTCAGAATTGGTCAACTCGGATGCCGTCGAGTTCGGCGGTTCGGGCGTGGGCAATTGGGGTGCGGTGACGGCTGAGCAGGCGTCATGGCACGGCCAGCCCGCCTCGGTGGAGCTGACTCTGCCCCCGCTCGGTGCGCTGTTTCTCGCCCCACTGCCCCGCGCTAGTACAGAAGGTTCGTGAGCTGGCGGCGCGCAGCGATGACCCGGGGGTCCTCTGCGCCGGCGATCTCGAAGTAGTCCAGCATCCTCGCGCGAACGCGATCCTTCGACTCCTGATCGAGCGACACGAAGAGGTCCAGCAGTCGTGAGAATGCGTCCTCAAGGTGGCCACCAGAGACATCGAGGTCGGCGACGGCAAGTTGGGCGTCAACGTCCTGGGGCGCTTCGCCCGCCGCCGAGCGGATCTCCGCAGCGGTTTTGCCCGTAAGTCGGTGGAGCAGCGAGACCTGCGCGAGACCGGCAACCGCGAGGTGATCTCGGGGGTCCTGCGCGATGGCCGTCTCGTAGGCTGCGATAGCCGCCGGGTAGTCGGCGCGCTCGATCGCGTCGTATGCCTCCTGGTGGAGCGGCGGCAGAGGTTCGTCAACCGGCTCAGCCGCATCGTCGTCTTCGCCGTCGACGGCAGCCGTCCCCGTTACGCCGTTCTGCGCCGCGAGGGTCAGCAGCTGGTCGAGCACCTGGCGCAGCTGGTCGTCGGCAACCTCGCCCTCGAAGAGGGCGAGTGGGCGGCCCGCGATGACGGCCGCGACGGTCGGCACGGCCGAAACCGTGAAAGCCTGCTGCAGCTGAGGGTTACGGGTCGCGTCCACGCTTGCGAGCACGAACCGGCCCGCGTAGCTGCGCACGACATCCGCAATGCCCTGCCAGGGCTGACCAGCGTGGAACTCCACGATCACGGGGACCGTGTTCGAGAGTTCAAGCAGCCCGGGGAACGCCTGATCGTCGCTCGCCAGGACAAGGCTCGGAACTACGACGGGCGAGCCGTCAGCGGGCCTGCTGGCCATGGGGGCACCGCCGGGGCCTGCGGGCGGGCGCACGAGCGATGAAAGATCAACCGCGCCGCGGAGCTGCGCGCCTGCTGGGGGAAGGTTGGTCATGGGAGTTCTCCTGCCGATATGACGCCCTCGGTCGCACCGAGGAGACGGATCTTCTCATCACTTCCGGCCGGTGGCACATAGAAGAGCAATTGGTAACCATACGTGACATTGACGCCCTTTTTGGTCTCGGATAGGCCCGTCAAGAGCTTTACCGAGCCCAGGAGCGCAATCGTCGCGTTGGCTTCGGTCGGGGTGATTGTCTCGGTGTCATTAAAGCTCAGGGTGATGATCGCCCCTGTGTTATCCGTCGCGAGAGCGATGCGCGAGCCAGAACCCGCGGTCAGCGCGGTAGACAGCGTCGCCGGGCCCGATACGGATGCTGCGCGTGCAGCGCGTGCATCAGGGCCAGCCAGCCCGATAAAGGTGTCCGTCTCAAGGTCGAACTGCTCGGCATAGGTACTCGCCGCACCCACGAGCAGGATGTCGGAGTACGCGGCAAATACCTCCTCAGGGGCCAGCTTGAGGAACTTGTTATCGGGCGAGTAGCGCACAGCACCGACCGTCGAGGCTGCAACATCGGGGAACTCTGTTGCCTGCAGCTTCACGGCATACTGCGCCTTGTAGTTCTCACGCGGTGTTGCCTGCTCAAGCATGACGGCAGTCGGAACCACGGTCTCGTCATCAGCGTCTTGCACGACAACGAGCACGACGCGGGGCCAGGCATCCGTCTGCTGAGGCAGCGACAGCGCGATGGGCGCGCCAACGATTGCCTGCGGCAGCGGCTGAGCGGGGTCAGCGCGACGCATGATGTAGTTCGCCGCCCGAACTTCGTAGGCGGGGCCTTCGAATCGCGTGGCCAGCAGATCCTCGGAGGTTGCTGCGTCGGCTTCCGTCGCCACGGTCGCAACCTCGTCCATGATGCGGGCGAGCTGCTTCTCTGTGACAGCGGGATCCTTGATTCCGGCATCTGTCGAATCCGCTTCGGCCGAGGCCGCGACCGAGGGCTCTGATCCCCCGCCGAGCTGCGGCCAGTTGTCGGCGGAGCATCCCGTGAAAACGAGCGAGCCGACAAGCACCACGGGGATCGCGATCATCTTGCGCGATGAGCGACGACCGGCCGAGGAATCGGTACCGGCGGGGTTGGCGGGCCGAACCGCCTTGGCGGCCTTGCGGTTGCTGTAGCGCGGCTGTCGAGGCAGCTTGGGCTCCTTAGGCTGCTTGGGCTGCTTGCGGCGAGGACCTCTGGTCTTGCGCCAGTGACGGAAGGCCCAGAAGTACAGAACTCCACCAAGAAGAAGAAGGATGACGCCGGCCACGATGAGGGGGCCGGTCCAGGGCGTCCGGGGGTCTGTCGGCCAGCTGATGCTGACGGTATCGGGGGCTGGCTGCGTGCCATCCGCCATAAAGATGACGGAGATCCCTTCGGGAATGTTCGCACTAAAGCTCACGGCGGACTCGCCGGAATACTCAGCGAACCAGAGGTCGGAACCGATGGCGCTCGGCACCGTCGTTTCTTCTCCCTTGACCAGCTTGGCCTTGACCTCACCGGTCTCCTCGTCGACCGTGAGAACGGTATGGGTGGCGAGGCCGACCCACGCAGTGACATCTTCTGATCGCCCGTAGGCGGCGATGACCTGATCAGAGCCGCTGATGTCGATTGTCTGGCGACCGTCAAAGGCCTGGAGGGCCTCTTCGTCGATGATGGCCACGGGGGCCTCAGAGTCGAATGTTGCTTCAGCGACAACCTCGTCGGGTCCTGCGAAAACTGTGCGCTGGGCTAGACCGAGACCGATCAGCACGAATGCCAGCACGAAGCTGACGATTGCTGCAACGAACCGCAACCAAACCCTCCTTTCATAGTGCCGCCGCGACCGCGATCGGGTGAAGCAGCACACTCGGGGCGCTTCTCGCGAGGCCGCTCGGGAGCCCCTGCGGGCTCACCTTTTTGCGGGCAAAGACATTCCACACTAGTCAGGCTCGCTGAACGCCGCCTAATAACGACCTGTATGCCGCATGCGGGGACCGCTGAGGCCAGTGGCTGGCACGGGCCGCTCTGGCACTAAACTGGGGGGTAGCGCGGAGCAGCCCCCAGCTGATGCCGTCTCAATGTTCACAGGGAGAGAACCGTGGCTATCGACGAGGGAACGTTCAGCACCGTCATGCGCGGCTACAGCCGCGATGAGGTCGACAGCGCAATTCAGGATCTGCGTAGAGAGCTCATCAAGGCGAACTCCGACAAGGTCGAGGCGAACAAAGAGCTCAAGCGCCTTCGCGCCACCGTCGACGACCTTCAGGCTGAGCTTGATGAGACGGGTAGCCCCACATACGCCGGTCTCGGCACCAAACTTGAAAACACCCTGCGCATCGCAGAGGAACAGTCGACCCGGCTGATCAGTCAAGCCGATATTGACGCCGAGAAGCTTCGCAGTTCGGTTCAGTCTGAGGTGCAGGGATTGCGTAACGAGGCAGCAGAGGCTGCTAACCGCCTGATTTCTGACGCCACAGTGCGTGCTGAGAAAATGCTCGGCGAGGCCCGTGCCGAGGCGGATGACCTCCTAGCCCGCGTGCGTGCAGAGGCAGAAACCCTCACCCAGGATGCTCTCCGCGAGGCGGCCACGATCCGCGGCGCCGTGGCCACCGAGGCCGCGGAGGTTCGCTCCACCGCTAAGCGCGAAGCTGCTGCTGTTCGGGCCGAAGCCGAGCGCGATGCAGCCGAACTGCGTGCAGTGGTCGAGCGCGAAGCAAGCGAATCCCGAGAAGCCGCTTCGGCCCTCGCCCGCGAGACCGAGCGCGCCCGCATCGAATTTGCCGCCGACAACGAACGCCAGCGTGCCGAGCTCCAGCGCGAGATCGAGCAGAAGCGCACCGAGATCGACACCTATGTCTCCGAGACCCGGGCCGACATCGACAGCACGGCGGAGCGCACCCGCGCCGAGCTCACCCGCGAAATCACCGAGGCCCGCACCGCGCTTGAACTCGACACCACCGAGGCCCGCGGCGCATTGGAGCGCGACACCGCAGAGGCCCGCGGGGCGCTTGAGCGAGACACCGCTGAAGCGCAGGCGGCTCTGCAGCGCGAGACTGCGGAGGCCCGCGCCCGTCTCGCAGAAGAGACGGCAGCGGAGCGCAGCGCACTCGACCAGGAGATTACGGCTCGTCGTTCGGAGCTCGACCACGAGATCACGACCCGCACGAGCGAACTCGATCGCCAGACGCGCACCCGCCTGGCCGAGCTTGAGCGTGCCATCACCGCCGGCCGGGATGAGCTAGCGCGTGAGATCGCGACGCGAACAGAAGAGCTCGAGCTAGAGATCGCGAGCCGCACGTCTGAGCTCGACAACGAGATCGCCACCCGCACGTCTGAGCTCGACAACGAGATCACGACCCGCCGCACCGAACTCAAGAACGAGATCACCACCCGCCGCACCGAACTCGACAACGAGATCACGACCCGCCGCACCGAACTCGACAACGAGATCACCACTCGGCGTGCCGAGTTCGAGCACGAGCTTGCGAGCCGCACCGCCGAGCTTGAGAACGCGGTAACCGCTGGCCGCGCTGAGCTCGCCGGAGAGATCACCGCTCGGCACAACGAACTCGCCGCCGAGATCGCCGCAAGCAAAGCCAAGGTGCACGAAGAGGCGTCTCGCGTACGCACAGAACTCGAGCAGGAGGCCACGCGCATCCGCACGGAGCTCGAGCTCGAGGCAGAGAAGGTGCGGAGCACCCTTGATCTTGAAGCATCAAACGGTCGCAGTGACCTGCAGCGCGAGATCACCGCTGCCCGCTCGGAGCTTCAGGAGGAGTCAGACCGCGCCCGTACCGAGCTCGCAGAAGAAACAACCCGAGCTCGCGCGGAGCTCGAGCTCGAAATCACGTCTGCCAGAGCGGAGCTCGACAACTACACGACGCACGCCCGCCGCGAGCTCGAACGCGACCTGGCACAGCAACGTAACGCCGTAGCGCACGAGGTAGAAGAGCAGCGCACCCGTCTGGCCCACGAGAACGAGACCGTGCGGGCCCAGCTCGCCTTCGAAACCGATGAGCAGCGCACAGCGACGACGCGCGAGGTCGAGCAGGCCCGCATCGACCTGGACGTCGAGCTCAAGGCTCGCCGTGATGAGGCGGAGAAGGAGTTCCTCGCTAAGCAGCAGGAGGCAGTGCTGCAGACGCAGAAGTACCTCGACGAAGCGCAGAACCAGCTCCTTGAGGCGACAAAACGTGCCTCTGAGAAGCGCAAAGAGGCAGAAGACCTCGAGTCGACATCCAAGGCGGAAGCCCGTGCTCTTCGCGAGGAGTCCTCTGCGACCGCTGCCGAAGTTCTCGCCAATGCCGAGGCCCGCTCTCGCGCCATTATCGACGAAGCGGAGCGCACATCCGCTGCTCTCGTGTCGGATGCAGAAGAGCGTCTCACCAAGATTAGGATCGAGCGAGAAGCCGTCGCGGGGTACTTTGAGAACCTGCGTGGCATGCTCAAAGAAGCAGAACGAATCACGAGCGAAAACTAACCGCGAGCGGGAGCCGAATGAAGATCCAGAACGCGTTTCGACTCGGACTCTTTGGCGGGCTCGGGGTCCTCCTTGCGATCGGCATTGGCGTGGCGATCGGGAGCCTCGCGACGATCCTCACGTACATCGGCGCCGCCCTGTTTATCGCGCTCGGGCTCGACCCGATCGTCTCGTTTCTCGAACGCAAGCGGTTTCCCCGCTGGGCGGCCATTCTCACCGTTCTCATAGGGGTAGTCGGCGCAGCAACAGCTCTGGTCTTCGCTCTTATCCCCGTCATTGCGGAGCAGGTCGATAAACTCATTGCCCAGGCTGTCGATGTCATCAAGCTAGTTCAGGATGGCGAGCTAGTCACAGCGATCCAATCGGCATTCCCCGCCCTTGACGTCAAGCTGGTCTTCGGTGAGGTCACCAAGTTTGTAGAGAACCTGGACCTGTTCAGCATCGGCGGCGGTGTGCTCCAGGCGGGCATCGGAATCGCCACGGCGCTCTTCGGCGCCATCATCATCCTCATTCTGACGCTGTACTTTGTGTCGTCTCTTCACACGATGAAGCGGGGCATCTACCAGCTCGTTCCCGCCTCCAAGCGAGGCACGTTCATCGACATCTCGGAGCAGGTCATCGAGTCGGTCGGGCGCTACGTCGTGGGACAGGCCTCTCTCGCCTTTATCAACGGCGTGCTGAGCTTCATTTTCTTGTCAGTTATCGGCGCCCAGTACTCCGTGCTGCTCGCCTTCATCGCGTTCCTCTTCAGCCTCGTGCCTCTCGTCGGTACCCTCACGGGTTCGACCATCATCGTGCTGAGCGTTCTCGCCTTCAACGGATGGCCGCTCGTGCTCGTCGTGGCGATCTACTACCTCATCTACATGCAGATCGAGGCCTACGTCATCAACCCGCGCATCATGAACCGCGCGGTCAAGGTGCCCGGGGTTGTCGTCGTCATCGCTGCCCTCGCCGGCGGTGCCCTTCTCGGCGTTCTCGGGGCCCTTGTCGCCATCCCCGTGGCGGCATCCGCACTGATCATCGTCAAGCAGGTATTCATCCCGCGCCAGAACGAGCTGTAGCGGCTTCTCCCGGCCTGAGCCTGATTCCGGCTCCCCCGAGCGCAGCGCCCGCCTCTGGGTGCCGGACGCGGCGTTACAGCGGGTAGGTAGTGGGCAACGGTACGGCTGCAGGGTTGAGTCGCTCAACGATCTCGTTGAGAACCCGACGGGTCTGCTGCTCCCCCACCCAGAGGTGCCGCCCACCGTCTACTGCGACAAACTCGGTCTCGGGCACGGCAGCGAATCTCTCCGCCGCCTCGGCCGGTCGCAGAAAGTCGTCGAGCTCAGGCACAACTGCCACGACCCTCTTGCCGGATCCAGCCCATGCGGCCAGCTCATCCTGGCTGGTGCGGCGGAGGGGCGGCGAGAGAAGAATGACGCCGGGGATGTCATAGTCGCGGCCGTGTTTGAGCGCAACCTCGGTGCCGAACGACCAGCCAACGAGCCAGGGTGCTGGCAACCCACGTTGCGATACGAAATCGATGGCGGCAGCGAGATCCTGGGCCTCGTCGATGCCCTCGCCGAATGCACCCTCTGATGTGCCCCGCGGCGACGACGTGCCGCGAAAGTTGAACCTGAGGACCGCGATATCGGCGAGAGCGGGCAAACGAGCTGCGGCCTTGCGAATGATGTGCGAATCCATAAACCCGCCTGCGGTGGGCAACGGGTGCAGCGCAAGCATCGTGGCGACGGGGTCTGCCGACTCTGGGAGGGCGAGCTCACCGACGAGCGTGAGCCCGTCCCTGGTGTGAAGCTCGATGTCTTCGCGTCGGGCTGGCAACTCGATGCCAGCCTTGACCTCGACCTGCGCGCTGGCTGCGCCACGCTCGCTGGCGTTGACCGGCTCCCCTGCGGAGACATGCTCCCCTGCGTTCGTCACGCTGTTCCCTTCATCACGCGATCTTCCAACAGTGCGAATGCCAGTGACGCCGCTCGCTCAGCGCGCGCTCGTCACCCAAAAAGCTATCGGCGCGCCACACAACAACGTGGGCGGTACCTGCGGCCACCTGGCCAGAGCATCCCGGGCAGGTATATCCCTTGAGAGCGGATGGCGCGGCGACGGGCTGCACATTCCACTCGATGCCGCGCTTCGATTCCGTCTGCCGGCCACCAAACAGGGCGGCGGCCAGGTCGCGCTCGCCCACCTCTGGCCGGCGCCGATTTCGGGGGCGATTAGACCTGGGCATGGTTCAAGCTTAGTTAGTACCAGCCCTTAGTTTGGCTAGCGCCCCAGGCACCGCACGGGGTGGAATACCGACCCTGGATGTATCCGAGCCCCCACGTAATCTGCGTCGCAGGGTTCGTGGCCCAGTCGGCGCCTGCCGATGCCATCTTGCTTCCTGGTAGCGACTGCGGGATTCCGTAGGCGCCGCTCGACTTGTTATGGGCGAACGTGTTCCAGCCCGATTCTTTCTTCCAGAGAGCGACCAAGCAGTCGAACTCTCCCTGGCCCCACCCCCGTGCCGTTACCATCTCCAGCGCGATTGCCTGAGCGGTGCCGGGGTCGGGAACTCCCGCTGCCGGGGCTCCCGCCGATGTTGCTGCCACGACGGGCGGAACATAGGCGAGCGCCTTATAGCTATCTCTGCCGAGCTGCTGGAACGGACTAGCGTCCACCGTGAGCGACTGAGTCACATCGGCCGATGCCGTGCGGGTCTCGTTCGAGTCGGCGACGGCAGTCTCTCTCGTGGTCGGAGCG is drawn from Salinibacterium hongtaonis and contains these coding sequences:
- the glgB gene encoding 1,4-alpha-glucan branching protein GlgB, whose translation is MTIPELDTDTILAIAEARHPHPHSVLGQHAGGDGVIIRVLRPLAETVTAVLSDGVEVELRHLTNGLWHGSHAGMAQPYRIVATYGEAEPWEAEDPYRFSPTVGEMDTYLFAEGRHEELWRMLGAHVRTHEGVAGIAVSVWAPHARAVRVIGDFNGWSGLGHALRRLDDNGVWEIFVPGVGAGVAYKFEILTRAGTWVVRADPMARYTEIPPRTASVTGTSDYEWQDAAWLAQRSASDPHNIPMSVYELHLGSWRPGLSYRDAADQIIDYVTDLGFTHVEFMPLAEHPYGPSWGYQVTGYYAPTSRFGHPDDLRYLIDRLHQAGIGVLMDWVPGHFPKDEWALANFDGQPVYEHPDPRRGEQPDWGTLVFDFGHSQVRNFLVANALYWLEEFHIDGLRVDAVASMLYLDYSREEWLPNEFGGRENLEAISFLQEVNATAYKRYPGIVMIAEESTAFPGVTRPTGANGLGFGLKWNMGWMHDSLQYMAVDPMWRSHHHNDITFSFQYAFSESFMLPISHDEVVHGKGSLLNKMPGDQWQKFANVRAYLAFMWAHPGKQLLFMGQEFGQSAEWSEQRGLDWWLLEQPDHQNLLRFVAGLNRVYRDRPELWSRDNERRGFEWLVGDDAASSVVGFIRWSAEGDPLVAIVNFSGVPLNQYRIGLPFAGEWSELVNSDAVEFGGSGVGNWGAVTAEQASWHGQPASVELTLPPLGALFLAPLPRASTEGS
- a CDS encoding tetratricopeptide repeat protein, yielding MTNLPPAGAQLRGAVDLSSLVRPPAGPGGAPMASRPADGSPVVVPSLVLASDDQAFPGLLELSNTVPVIVEFHAGQPWQGIADVVRSYAGRFVLASVDATRNPQLQQAFTVSAVPTVAAVIAGRPLALFEGEVADDQLRQVLDQLLTLAAQNGVTGTAAVDGEDDDAAEPVDEPLPPLHQEAYDAIERADYPAAIAAYETAIAQDPRDHLAVAGLAQVSLLHRLTGKTAAEIRSAAGEAPQDVDAQLAVADLDVSGGHLEDAFSRLLDLFVSLDQESKDRVRARMLDYFEIAGAEDPRVIAARRQLTNLLY
- a CDS encoding AI-2E family transporter; translation: MKIQNAFRLGLFGGLGVLLAIGIGVAIGSLATILTYIGAALFIALGLDPIVSFLERKRFPRWAAILTVLIGVVGAATALVFALIPVIAEQVDKLIAQAVDVIKLVQDGELVTAIQSAFPALDVKLVFGEVTKFVENLDLFSIGGGVLQAGIGIATALFGAIIILILTLYFVSSLHTMKRGIYQLVPASKRGTFIDISEQVIESVGRYVVGQASLAFINGVLSFIFLSVIGAQYSVLLAFIAFLFSLVPLVGTLTGSTIIVLSVLAFNGWPLVLVVAIYYLIYMQIEAYVINPRIMNRAVKVPGVVVVIAALAGGALLGVLGALVAIPVAASALIIVKQVFIPRQNEL
- a CDS encoding alpha/beta hydrolase — protein: MELPARREDIELHTRDGLTLVGELALPESADPVATMLALHPLPTAGGFMDSHIIRKAAARLPALADIAVLRFNFRGTSSPRGTSEGAFGEGIDEAQDLAAAIDFVSQRGLPAPWLVGWSFGTEVALKHGRDYDIPGVILLSPPLRRTSQDELAAWAGSGKRVVAVVPELDDFLRPAEAAERFAAVPETEFVAVDGGRHLWVGEQQTRRVLNEIVERLNPAAVPLPTTYPL
- a CDS encoding transglycosylase SLT domain-containing protein produces the protein MATRLHGRLALQVFAFTAAAAVMLVSVVAPTTRETAVADSNETRTASADVTQSLTVDASPFQQLGRDSYKALAYVPPVVAATSAGAPAAGVPDPGTAQAIALEMVTARGWGQGEFDCLVALWKKESGWNTFAHNKSSGAYGIPQSLPGSKMASAGADWATNPATQITWGLGYIQGRYSTPCGAWGASQTKGWY